A region of Pseudomonas putida DNA encodes the following proteins:
- a CDS encoding LysR family transcriptional regulator has product MFSSERLKGIDVFVCAADAGSFKTAAERMNLTGSAISKSIARLESRLGVRLFNRTTRSLALTDAGTAFYRTCTGVLGSLEEAELSLHAEHSEPRGRLRIDLPAAFGRLQALPVILRFAQDHALLLPHISFSDRFIDPVEDGVDIVVRVGGSDVWPPALGHRYLGCERHIFCASPAYLSKHGTPLHDRDLERHHCIAYGRADGTVSPWRFSGSRPGETERRVMPARYVLGDGEGQVTAVLAGCGIAQLPTWLISRQLEDGTLVEVLPHLATEGLAINLVWIKSRQMLPKVSALLDALTAGLVLPGR; this is encoded by the coding sequence ATGTTTTCTTCCGAGCGCTTGAAAGGCATCGATGTATTTGTCTGTGCTGCGGATGCCGGCAGCTTCAAGACTGCTGCCGAGCGCATGAATTTGACGGGGTCGGCCATCAGCAAAAGCATTGCCCGGCTGGAGAGCAGGCTTGGGGTTCGGTTGTTCAATCGCACAACCCGCAGTTTGGCACTGACCGACGCCGGCACAGCGTTCTATCGCACGTGCACGGGTGTGCTGGGCAGCCTTGAAGAAGCAGAGTTGTCGCTGCACGCCGAGCACAGCGAGCCTCGCGGCAGGCTGCGCATCGACCTACCTGCGGCCTTCGGCCGTTTGCAGGCACTGCCGGTCATTCTGCGGTTCGCCCAGGATCACGCCTTGCTGCTGCCGCACATTTCGTTTTCTGACCGCTTCATCGACCCGGTCGAAGACGGCGTCGATATCGTCGTACGCGTTGGCGGCTCTGATGTCTGGCCGCCCGCACTGGGGCATCGCTACTTAGGCTGCGAGCGGCATATCTTTTGTGCGTCACCGGCCTATTTGAGCAAGCACGGCACGCCTTTGCATGACCGCGACCTGGAGCGTCACCACTGCATCGCCTACGGCCGAGCAGATGGAACGGTCAGCCCTTGGCGTTTTTCGGGAAGCCGGCCCGGCGAGACCGAGCGCAGGGTCATGCCCGCCCGCTATGTGTTGGGCGACGGAGAGGGCCAGGTAACGGCGGTACTGGCGGGATGTGGCATTGCACAGCTACCGACGTGGTTGATCAGCCGTCAGCTTGAGGACGGTACGTTGGTGGAGGTGCTTCCGCATTTGGCTACCGAAGGGTTGGCGATCAATCTGGTGTGGATCAAAAGCCGCCAGATGCTGCCCAAGGTCAGTGCTTTGCTCGACGCGCTCACCGCTGGCCTGGTGCTGCCGGGGCGGTGA
- a CDS encoding LysR family transcriptional regulator, whose product MGTNLDTSLLGGLRCFESSGRLLSFTRAAAELNLTQSAVSQQIRHLENRLGYPLFVRHPRGLELTSKGVVLIEVTSRLINELQQTINRLSLLNAPLQINCLPSFTLQWLMPRLTDFNRQEPDISVRLKAEFQSLDKHMMDALDIDVAIRFDPVSYSYLHADFIMDEYLIPVATPNYVKEHLQVDGHISLANAVLLHDASPWMDAPEYIEWRTWLGAHMPDYQGSIEGPQFNLSSLAISAALNGQGIAMGRAALVYDDLMSGRLIDPFKKQVIAPARYVMLRRGDEDQRVHIFAEWLKAACKQFVSDRRAILNLA is encoded by the coding sequence ATGGGTACGAATCTGGACACCTCACTGTTAGGCGGTCTCAGGTGTTTTGAGTCGTCGGGGCGTTTGCTGAGTTTCACGCGCGCTGCCGCAGAGCTGAACTTGACGCAAAGTGCAGTTAGCCAACAAATTAGACACCTGGAGAACAGGCTCGGATACCCGTTATTCGTGCGTCACCCCCGGGGGCTGGAGCTGACGTCGAAGGGCGTTGTGCTCATAGAAGTGACTTCTCGGCTCATTAACGAGTTGCAGCAAACGATAAACCGCCTCAGCCTGCTGAACGCCCCCTTGCAAATAAATTGCCTTCCCTCCTTCACGTTGCAATGGCTTATGCCCCGGCTGACGGACTTCAATCGTCAGGAGCCCGATATCTCTGTGAGGCTCAAAGCGGAGTTCCAGTCATTAGACAAGCATATGATGGATGCGTTAGACATCGACGTCGCCATCCGGTTTGACCCGGTCAGTTATAGTTATCTGCACGCGGATTTCATTATGGATGAATACCTCATCCCGGTAGCGACGCCCAACTATGTCAAGGAGCACCTGCAAGTAGATGGCCACATCTCGCTGGCTAACGCCGTTTTACTACACGATGCTTCGCCTTGGATGGATGCGCCCGAATATATCGAGTGGCGAACGTGGCTGGGCGCCCATATGCCAGACTATCAAGGTTCGATAGAGGGGCCTCAGTTTAACCTCTCCAGTTTGGCGATCAGCGCAGCGTTGAATGGGCAGGGTATCGCCATGGGACGTGCTGCACTGGTTTATGATGATTTGATGAGTGGGCGTTTAATTGACCCATTCAAAAAGCAGGTCATCGCACCTGCGCGCTATGTCATGCTACGCCGAGGCGATGAGGACCAGCGCGTACACATTTTTGCTGAATGGTTAAAGGCCGCCTGCAAACAGTTTGTGAGTGACAGGCGAGCCATTCTCAATCTCGCCTGA